The genomic DNA GCCGAGCTGAAGGCGAACCGAGCTGCTGCCGCCGCTCAAACGCTGGCCTCCTTTCTAGATCGGTATCCGGATGACCGATCACAGGATGCCTCGGTCCGCTATACCCTCGCCATGGCCCTGCGAACCTCGGGACGGGCCGAGGAAGCGCTGGCCGCCTTCAGGGATTTCCTCAACACCCATCCGGAGGACGGTCAGAGCACCCTGGCGCGTTTCCAGGAGGCCGAACTGCTCTTTCAGCTGGATCGGTCTGCCGAAGGCCTGGCGGTTCTCGACCGGATACAGGACGGCGATGCCGCGCCGAGCCTGAAACTCCAGGCCCGTCTCCTCGGCCTGAGGCGAGCCATCGAGAATGCACAGATTGACGAAGCAACACGTCGCCTTCTGGCCTCGCCCTGGCAGGCACCCGACATGCCGGAAATCGCGGTTCTCGCATTCGCGGGACTCGACCTCGGGGATCGGCTTCTCGAAGCCGACCGGCCGGCCGACGCGATCCGCGCCTACCGCCTGGTTCCCCCGAAGCAACGCCTCATCGAATTGCAGCGGGAGCGGCTGTCCGGCCTTGAGGCCCGTATCGATCGGTCGATGCCCCTCGCCCGCGATGCCGGCGCCGCCTTCTGGATCGAATTCTATGACGGAATGATCACTCGGATGAGGGCACAACTTGCCGCCCTCGAAGGAAGCGGAGACTACACCCCCTCACTCATGCTCAGGCGGGCCCAGGCCTTCCTCCTCGCCGGGCGCCCGCGGGAGGCCTGGCTGGTCAGCGAGGCACTGGCCACCGATGAGATGCTGCCCCCCGAGGTCCGCGAGGAGGCCCATTATCGCTGGATCCTCGCGGCCGGAGGACTCGATCGATGGGACGACGCCCTCGCGATCGGCCGTCGATTCGTCGAGGATTACCCCCAGTCGGACCGAGCCCCGGGAGCCTTCTATACAATGGCCCAGGCCCACCTGGAACAACGTCGGTTACCCGAAGCCGCGGAGGTGCTCAGCGACCTGATCGAGCGGTTTCCCCAGGACAGGTTGCACGGACGTTTTCTGTTTCTCCGCGGCTACATCCGGACCCTCCAGGAGGACTTTGCACCCGCCCGGGCCGACTTCGAAGAAGCGATCCGGACCGATCCCCGGGGAAGCCTCGCGATCAATTGCGGCCTCTGGCACGGACTGACCTTCTTTTTCGAACGCGACTACCCGGCCGCCCGCGGAGAGCTGGAAGCCCTCCTGGCCAAGGCGGAGAAACATCCCTTGTACCCGGAAATCAACTACCGAATCGCCTCGATCCGCTACGCCCAGCGGGACTACGAGGGTGCCGAGCTGGAACTGGGGGCATTCCTTGACGCCTTCCCGGGACACGCCCGGGAGGCGGAGGCGCGGGTCCTCCTCGGCGACACCCTGATGGCCGGGGGGAAGCTCGAGCCGGCCCTCGAAGTCTTTCGTCGGGTTCCGCCCGAAATGGCCGCACAGGAAACCTACGCCGTCTTCCAGATTGGGAAGATCCTCAAGGCGCTCGAGGACTACGAGGCCCTGGGCAACCATTTCCGCACCTACGCCGCCCGGGACAACCAACCTCCACGGGTGAGCGAGGCGCTCTACTGGGTCGGGTGGGCGGAAAACCGGATGGAACACCCCGATGAAGCCGAGCCGGTGTTTCGCGATGCCCTGGAGCGTTTTGGAAACGATCCCCAGGCGACGGAAATCAACGCCATTCTGACTGGTCTTGAGCGGCTGAATCGCCGAACGGATCCAACCGGTGAGGCCTTCGCGACGTGGGTGGAACTCGAGCGGATCGACGCCCGCGCCGGGGGTCGATTCACCCTCTTTGCCCGGCTCAACCTGTTTCTGGCAGATCGTCATCTTTCAATGGATCGACCCTACGCAGCCGAAGCGCTCATTCTGGAAATCGCAGCCGAGGCGCCGATCGAGGATCTCGGTCCTGTCGCGCTTGGCCGGGTCGGCACGGTCCTGATGGAGATCGGCGCACCGTCGGCCGTTGGATATTTCGAGCGACTCCTCGAGACCTACCCCGGAAGTTTCGAGCGTGCCTATGCCTGGTACGGACAGGGCAAACTGGCCGGCGAGGCGGGTGATGACATCACAGCCATTGCCTGGCTGGATCGTTG from Opitutaceae bacterium includes the following:
- a CDS encoding tetratricopeptide repeat protein, with product MRTPTPTTSRLPFNRGLVWAIGSLGAMILGQVVFPQGREPTLVRFSLPELLEQASGAFAAGDFGLAADLFASVERDYGDEEAWQSGDLPRRILPLQGYAELKANRAAAAAQTLASFLDRYPDDRSQDASVRYTLAMALRTSGRAEEALAAFRDFLNTHPEDGQSTLARFQEAELLFQLDRSAEGLAVLDRIQDGDAAPSLKLQARLLGLRRAIENAQIDEATRRLLASPWQAPDMPEIAVLAFAGLDLGDRLLEADRPADAIRAYRLVPPKQRLIELQRERLSGLEARIDRSMPLARDAGAAFWIEFYDGMITRMRAQLAALEGSGDYTPSLMLRRAQAFLLAGRPREAWLVSEALATDEMLPPEVREEAHYRWILAAGGLDRWDDALAIGRRFVEDYPQSDRAPGAFYTMAQAHLEQRRLPEAAEVLSDLIERFPQDRLHGRFLFLRGYIRTLQEDFAPARADFEEAIRTDPRGSLAINCGLWHGLTFFFERDYPAARGELEALLAKAEKHPLYPEINYRIASIRYAQRDYEGAELELGAFLDAFPGHAREAEARVLLGDTLMAGGKLEPALEVFRRVPPEMAAQETYAVFQIGKILKALEDYEALGNHFRTYAARDNQPPRVSEALYWVGWAENRMEHPDEAEPVFRDALERFGNDPQATEINAILTGLERLNRRTDPTGEAFATWVELERIDARAGGRFTLFARLNLFLADRHLSMDRPYAAEALILEIAAEAPIEDLGPVALGRVGTVLMEIGAPSAVGYFERLLETYPGSFERAYAWYGQGKLAGEAGDDITAIAWLDRCPTEAPGHPIVPRALLAAAEARLNLGRTREAEAGLKELLGMKSARGRLHAEALRALAETALADGDSARAIACFQRIYTLYQAYDDLVAEAWFRSAGLFEERGDLSAAYNSYLQLATNERLQDSPFIGPAIKARDRLEPRIQTVEEPSP